The window CGACCTCCGCGCCAGCTATCACCAAATCCGTATGCGAGAAGAAGACGAGCACAAGACCGCGTTTAAAACGCACCATGGCCACTTTCAGTTTCGAGTGATGCCGTTCGGCCTGACGAACGCACCGGCAACCTTCCAGTGCCTGATGAATGCGATCTTCGGCAAGCACGCGCGCAAGTTCGTCATCGTCttcctcgacgacattctggtcttcagTGGCACCCTGGAAGAGCACGTCGAGGATCTGAGGCAAGTGTTTGAGCTCCTTCGTCAGCATGAATTGTTCGTCAAGGCCTCGAAGTGTTCCTTTGCGCAGGATAGCATTGAGTACCTGGGGCACATCATCTCCAAGGAAGGAGTGGCCACGGACGCCGACAAGACCCAGGCGATGCTGCAGTGGCCGGTGCCCACGACAGCCACTGAACTCCGCGGGTTCCTCGGTTTAACTGGCTACTACAGAAAGTTTGTAGCACGCTATGGCATCATTGCCAAGCCGCTCACCAACTTACTGACGAAGAAGGGCTTCACCTGGTCTGAACAAGCACAAACGGCATTCGATCTGCTCAAGCGCGCCATGGCAAGCACACCTGTTCTTGCTCTGCCGGACTTTGACAAGCCGTTCGTAGTCGAGACCGACACATGTGACACTGGCATCGGCGCGGTGCTCGTCCATGAGGGTCATCCGGTGGCATATTTCAGCAAGGTACTGGGTGTTTGGAATCAGAAACTGTCTGCATATGAGAAAGAGTTTCTTGCAGTGATGATGGCCGTGGAGAAGTGGCGTGCTTATCTTCAGCGCGGGCCATTCACCATCCTTACAGATCACAAAAGCCTGTCCAATTTGGGGGACCAACAACTAGAGACAGATCTGCAACGCAAGGCTATGTCCAAACTAGTGGGGTTGCAGTTCACATTTCAGTACCGAAGAGGAGCAGACAACGGGACAGCTGACGCTCTGTCGCGGGTGGGCGCTGCACTGAGCGTGGCTGCGCTCTCCCTCTGCCAGCCAGTTTGGGTGCAAGAGGTCGCCAATTCTTACGCGACGGATGCCACAGCGCAAGAGATGCTCTCCCGCCTCGCCATCCACAGCCCAGACGAGGAGGGGTTCGAGCTGCACAATGGATTGATTCGCCGCGGTGACAGGCTCTGGATCGGCAGCAACACGACACTCCGCACAAAGCTCATCAGTGCGTTCCATGACAGTGCGGTGGGGGGACACTCCGGCATCACCGCCACGCACCAGCGTGTCAAGAAGCTCTTCCTCTGGCCTGGGCAGAAGCGCGACATCGACGACTTCGTCAAGCAATGCCTGGTGTGCCAGCAGGCTAAGCACGAGCACTACCGGCCGCCTGGACAATTGGCTCCCTTTCCTGTTCCCACGGCACCCTGGCAGGAGCTCACGATGGACTTTGTCGAGGGGCTGCCGACCTCGGAAGGATACGACTCCATCATGGTGGTAGTCGATCGCCTTACCAAATTTGCCCACTTCATCCCCCTTCGTCACCCATTCAACGCCACCAAGGTGGCGCGAGCATTCTGGGACAATGTCGTCAAGCTCCACGGCATGCCAAATTCGATCGTCTCCGGCCGCGATCGCGTCTTCACCAGCGCGGTCTGGCGCGAGCTGTTCGCGGCCGCAGGCACCAAGCTGTTGTACTCTACGGCTTACCACCCGCAGACGGACGACCAAAGCGAGCGGGTCAACCAATGCATGGAGATGTACCTGCGCTGTGCGATCCACGACGACCCCAGTCGCTGGCGCCGGTGGCTTCCGGCCGCTGAATTCTGGTACAATTCCTCCTTCCACGCCTCTCTTAACTGCACCCCGTTCAAAGCTCTGTATGGCACCGAGCCCAATTTGGGGGCCACAGCACTCTGGGACGACAAGCCGGCGCCGGTCCTCGACAATGAGCAGTGGGACTGGGGCGCGCACACCGCCCGTCTTCGTCAGCAACTGCTGCGAGCTCAGCAACGCTTCAAGAAGAAGGCGGATCGCCATCGCACGGAACGAAGCTTTCAGGTGGGCGAGGACGTGCTGCTGAAGCTTCAGCCGTACGCGCAGTCCTCCGTCGTCAATCGACCCTGCGCCAAGCTGGCCTACAAATTCTTCGGGCCATTCAAGGTGGAGGCCAAGATCGGGACTCTCGCCTACAAATTGATTCTGCCACCGGACAGTCGCATCCACAACGTCTTCCACGTCTCCCAACTGAAGCCGTACACGCCCAACTACACGCCGGTCTTCGCTGAGCTGCCCAAGCCGCCGGACCTGACTCTGGTGGAGACGGCGCCCGTGGAGATCATCGACAGACGCATGGTGAAGCGCGGCGACGCAGCTCTGGTTCAAGTTCAGGTGCGCTGGAACTCCGCTTCACCCGCAGCCGTGACATGGGAGGATTTCGAGACGCTCAAGCTTCGTTTCCCGGCCGCCGCAATCTGGAGAGAGCCGGCCGGAGCGCCAGGTGACGCTCCTTCTGATGGAGGGGGAAATGTCACACCTGCACCCACTAGTGCCACGGTGGACCTGATCAGCCAATAGGAGGAGGAGGAACAAGTCATCGGGCCAAGTCAGCATCGGGACAGAGTCGCGAGAGGCTACTTTACTTGCCCCTGCGTGGGCGCGTGAGACATGTGTGTGTGTATTGTGTTCTCTCTGTCATCTCTCTGTATCTGAACCTTCTTCTCATCCCAGTAAAGCTACTTTCCCCTTCTCTGAATCTCTCCCCCATTCCCCTCGTGCGATCTGTTCGTGTGGATCGTCACATGATGTTCTCACTTACGGGAAACAGTTCAAGTCATTTCTTGATGCCTGTCCAAACGCATTCAGTGGTCTTGCACGACTCCAGCTAGAAAATCTGAGGCTAGGTGAATCATCGGGCATCCCTGAAATTTTCAGTATATGCAAGCGACTAGAGTTCCTACGCCTGTTTAACTGCGACATGGGGTTCCTGTCTTTGCTAGAAGTGTCACACCCACTGCTccgtgaactcgagcttgtcaggtGTAATTTTGAGAGGGTTGATCTTAAGTGGCTGCCAAAGCTAACAGTGCTGACTTTTTCTTGGTGGGTCAGTGAGCATGATCCTTTGTCTTTAGATTATGTCCCACTGCTCCAGACACTGAGCATCACTCATATGGCTCGTTTacggcataaggtgctcaagttaAGTGAGTTCCTTGGCAAAACCACCATAAGCCACCTGAATTTGAACTTTCTGTGTGAAAAGGTTAGTGAAGGCGATAATAGTCTTTTAGTCATCTATAAGTTTCCCTCTTTTCGCCAGCGCTAAGTTCTCTTGTTTAGGTTAACAAACATACTTTTGTCTTCTGCAGATCTGGGTTAAACCAGAAGAACCAAATCAATTGTGGCAGGTGTTCCACAAATTAAGGCATGTGACTTTGACCCACATTTCTGAAGAATGTGATCTGACTTGGACGATGTTCATTCTCCAAGGTGCACCATCTCTTCAGGAGCTATGCATCAAGGTAAAGTTTTGTACCTAATCTCCAAACAATTCCCCTTTAATTCTGCTTCCCGGGCGCATTAAATTAGTTTTTTTTCTTACATTCTAAATCTTGCTTGCCAAAATGCAGGTGTGGGACCATCTATGTGAGATGACAGTGGATGAGCAAGAGAGGGTTAAGTATGGGCTTAGCAACGAGCCGAAGGATGCGCACATACTATGGAGAGCACCTGCATCTGATTTCAAGCACCGCAATTTGTCTGTGCTCAGGGTCTTTGGGTTTCAGTGGGAGGCGAAGGTTGTGAATTGCGTCGAACGTGTCATGAAAGCATCGGCCGCCCTGGAGGACATATACTTGTATGAGAAGCCTGCGTGCGAGCACTGTAAGCACACGGCATGGAAGCGCATATTTCTGCGGAGAAACTGTCAGCGGGCCACGCCTGCGAACATATTGGACATGGGGATCAGCTTGCGTGTAAGGGTTCATTTGCCGGGTTTGCATTACTTTGGCTGAATTCGTGTATGTCATCTGAGAAGGGCTGGCCAAGAGTATAGACCTGGACAGTTTGTGTTTGCTGTGTAGCTCCTATGTTATCAAAGTCTGTTTTATTTGGCAGTCGAGAAATGCCCTGCACACTCTTTTTATATGGTCAACTGGAACTTGTATTGCCACTAGTCTCAAGTATTTGTATCTATGGACCTTTGTTTGATGAACCTACTTATTTAGTTGCTACTGGTTGGACATGGTTTGCAAAATGATATTGGTTTTGTGTGTAATGTTTTAATTACCTCTAATCATAAAATGAGTTCCTTGTTTCACAAAATGATTTATGTTTGATGTGTTAATTAGTTCGTCTCATGTACTGCTTTGGAAACTCGGATGTTTTTAAGCCGACACCTTAACCATGTGGCCAAAAGCAAGGCAAGAAACATCGCGGCAAAGTAGACTGCAAGTTTGCTGTCGTCCATGAATCATCAAGTGTTATTATAAACTGAAGAAACTGTAAACGGTTGAACGGAAGTACAAATTGATGAAGATAATGCAGCAGAACTGCAAAGAAGCTGCGAGCAATTCACACAAATATATTGCACTTGCAGGCTAGATTGATGAACATATATTCCACGCCAAAGTGTACTTAGTCTAAAGTGAACATAAGAAAATGCACTAAAACCTGCGACCACCCCTTGGCTCAAGACGCCGCTCATGCATAGCATAGCAGAAGAGCACAACTGAGAACAGAGTTTCTTCCAGCATAGTAAAGTGAACAGAGTTTCCTCCTACACTACAAATAAGAGTCATACATCCCTACAATTAGAGTGGCTCCTGCAATTTGACATCCACTGTGAAGTCCTCGAACTGTATGGAGCCACCAGATCGATGCAACACACTTAAGGAAACAGACCCACTCAAATCTGTTTCATAGCTCCTCTGTAATAAGTCTGTGCGCTTCTTTCTCCATAACAGGAGCTGCAGAAGCAGAGTAACCAACCAAGGGAGGCTGCCTGCTTTCGTGTGGGTTTTCAGTGAATAACCCAACATATACGACTACCGTGTGTTGCCACTAACATGTTTTCTGCTTAAAGGGCAACAGCGCCAAGCCAGCAGCCTGCTCGGTCACTATTGCTATCTCCGCATGACACGGAATTTTTCTCGCTTGCGGAAACGCTCGAGCAACAATTCATCGGTAGCAGCTTCTCTACGTCCTGGAGGTGGACCTCCTGGATTGTTACCATCTGTTGGTTTGGCTCCAGTTTCATTAGCTTGTGAATCTTGACCTTTGTACAACTCAGGATGTTCTGCATTGTAAGCAATGGTTTAGTATCCTTAAattgagaagaaacataacaaagATGTGACATCAACAGCATGTCACTGACTGCATTTCAACAACATAATAACATTAAAATGGCATCACTGCCACTAGATTTTCCATGGGACATCAATTTGCAGAAGCACAGATTGTTACGCAGGCAAATTTAACCAGTAGTGCATTTTTAATGACCTTAAGTGTATAAATATTTCATGTAACAGTGATACACGTCCTCACTAAGAAAATAAAACTAAGGAAATGACCTTAAGTGTATAAATATTTCATGTAACAGTGATAAGAAAATAAAACTAAGGAAATGACCTTAAGAGTATACAAACCTCTTCGCAATTTTTCAGCATAATCTCTCCCACGATGGAAATAATCAGCACTGTAACTTGATGGAATGTTTGCATCTGATTTTGTTTTACCCGCAAGTcttctttcttgcaacaattttttAGCTGCCTCGGTTTCTTCAATATTTCGCAATTTGTACCTATCATGGGACGATTGCTTCTGTTAGTGACAATCCACAGAAAAATCTTTTGAGATCACCAAGATTAATTTTAGAAAGCAAGAAATATAATACATCACCAATATCGAATTATTGTAAGCACGAAACCTGGTTATATGACTGAAAATCCTATATCCACGAGAAATTGTCATGGAGAAATTTATTAACCTAGACATTAACCACACTACACTGTTAGGCCTCGAATATCAACAATAGCATTAGTGCAGCAGAGATATGTCTGTAGGTTTTCTGCATCCTTACACAACTTAATAGGTTCAGTTCCTATTTAGCATGCATCGATGACAAAGAAGATCAATAAACTAGCCATGATAGACCGAACTCATTGCAAAGCAATCTTGAATTGGCATTGTAGATATTACAGGGATAAAATGCATAGCACACTTAATAACACCAAACGAGATCCGTATGCTTTCCTAGACTTCCGGCCGCAAGGATTTTGCTGATcatgaaaaacaaaaaataaaattctaAATGAACTCTAAAAAATAGGATGCTTGGAGGTCACACAAAATTAAACCTATCTAGCTGATTAAATGCAGCAACCACCGGAAGTAGAGCTGCCAGCACCCAGCAAAGAAACTTTGTCGACAATGGACCATTGGACCGAACAGTTGGCACAGGTTATAACTGATCTGCACAAATGGGAATTAACCAGTAGGTTTCATGCACTCATCTAGAGATTTCTGAACAGTCGTAAATTGCTCCCCCACACTGATCGATATAGGCAACAATAACAAGTACACAACACTTGAGAAGGCACCTTCCCCTCTCAATCCAACATAATGACATAACTTAGCAAGTTTTACTCTAAATAAAGACAGAAAAAGAGGGGTGCAAGCACACACTCGATGGGCAGCTGAACTTCAGCGATGCCGGTGGTCCACTGGGTCGAGCTCTCCTCCATGTTCTTCTTCCTCACCTGCAAGCAAACAATACAACACAATGTCATTGCAGCCCCACAACAATCTCACCCTGAGGAGTGAATCACAGGGCTGTTCAGCCACGAACAAACCTTCAGGTGGTCCGGCACGACATAGAGCTCATCCACCTCGTCCTTATCGTCCTTGTCATTGACCTCAATCGTCTTGCCCCTCTTCTTCAACAGCTCGTTCTCCACATACCTCAACCTTCAACGATCAGACCCAGGTTTAAGTCAGTTCTGGAAATCGGATTGGCGAGAATAATCAGATGCAGATGCAACAACGCACATGTTGGGGTCTTCGATGGTAACAGCGGTCTCCTGCGCAAAGGTGTCCTGAAGCACGAGGTCCTCCTCGCCCGCTGCCCCTGCCCCGCTGCCACCCCGGCCCCGAG is drawn from Triticum dicoccoides isolate Atlit2015 ecotype Zavitan chromosome 6B, WEW_v2.0, whole genome shotgun sequence and contains these coding sequences:
- the LOC119321598 gene encoding uncharacterized protein LOC119321598; amino-acid sequence: MGKPSIKGLSSYNRWSPLANLAEEEDQLDRLSNLPDGVLLDIVGRLDITDAATTRILARRWKEIPTMLPKILLTVGPFDDVRNRGLTCDDVARANATVLGATRSMLESRTTSLCTINLLCVRFFLGDGTLSIGQTVANTMVTEKVGSARVNSLHNDVLTYGKQFKSFLDACPNAFSGLARLQLENLRLGESSGIPEIFSICKRLEFLRLFNCDMGFLSLLEVSHPLLRELELVRCNFERVDLKWLPKLTVLTFSWWVSEHDPLSLDYVPLLQTLSITHMARLRHKVLKLSEFLGKTTISHLNLNFLCEKIWVKPEEPNQLWQVFHKLRHVTLTHISEECDLTWTMFILQGAPSLQELCIKVWDHLCEMTVDEQERVKYGLSNEPKDAHILWRAPASDFKHRNLSVLRVFGFQWEAKVVNCVERVMKASAALEDIYLYEKPACEHCKHTAWKRIFLRRNCQRATPANILDMGISLRVRVHLPGLHYFG
- the LOC119325141 gene encoding protein COP1 SUPPRESSOR 2-like; the encoded protein is MVKNFRKRSLESDAADNSDDEDTRRVALEEVKYMQKLRERKLGIPAASVATGAADAAATDGSSARGRGGSGAGAAGEEDLVLQDTFAQETAVTIEDPNMLRYVENELLKKRGKTIEVNDKDDKDEVDELYVVPDHLKVRKKNMEESSTQWTTGIAEVQLPIEYKLRNIEETEAAKKLLQERRLAGKTKSDANIPSSYSADYFHRGRDYAEKLRREHPELYKGQDSQANETGAKPTDGNNPGGPPPGRREAATDELLLERFRKREKFRVMRR